The following DNA comes from Gammaproteobacteria bacterium.
CGTCATCCCCGCGCACGCGGGGATCCAGGGAATATGCTTATGGATAAGCATTTCTTCGTGTATATCCTGGCCAGCAAGAGGAACGGGACCTTGTATGTGGGTGTTACCTCGGATCTTCCGGGCAGGCTGTGGCAGCACAAGAACAAAGTAGTGGTTGGATTTACCAAGAAGTATCAGGTTGACATGCTGGTCTATTATGAGGGGCATGAATCTGCTGAGTCCGCAATCCGTCGTGAGAGGCAACTCAAGAAATGGAATCGCGCGTGGAAACTTCAGCTGATTGAGGAATCTAACCCTGACTGGCGGGATCTCTATGAGGATATCGTATAACCTGGATCCCCGCGTGCGCGGGGATGACGCTAAAGGCGTGATGATATTTATTGACCGTTAATTCAACGACAGCTGCTACTCATTCACCGTTAACCCACAGCAACCGGGACCTGATTTCCGTCATCCCCGCGCACGCGGGGATCCAGGAAATGAGAGATGCGTATGGGAGTAGGGGACAGATTTCAAATCTGTCCCCGATCCACCCGATCAGTACGGGGACAGACTCAGCAAAAGGGGACAGACTTAAGTCTGTCCCCCTAAAGGTGCGATGGGTGGGACGTCTGTCCCCTGTCAGTGCGCACCCGCCACCATGCCGCGAGCGCGCTGCCGATGATGGAGTGGAAGCTCGCCGAGATGGCGGAGGGCACCGGGGCCAGCGCCAGTTCGGGGAAGCTGGTGCGCGCGAGTACGGCGCCGAGGCCGGAGTTCTGCATGCCGACCTCGATGGAGACGGTGCGGCTGGCGATCTCGGACAGTTTGAACAGCCGCGCCATCAGATAACCGAGGCCGAAGCCGCCGAGGTGCAGCAGGGCGACCGCGGTGAACAGGATCAGCGCGGAGTCGCGCACGGTCTGCGCGTTCGAGCCGATGATGCTGGCGCAGATCAGCGCGATGAAGATCACCGACACCAGCGGCGCCGCCGGCAGCACGAGCCTGACCACCCGCGGCGCGTAGCGGTTCAGCAGCACGCCCAGCGTGACCGGCACCACGACCACCTGCAGGGTGTTCACGAACAGGCTCCAGGCGTTGACCTCGACATAGGCCCCGGCCAGCCATTGGGTCAGCAGCGGCGTCATCACCACGGCCGCGAAGGTGGAGCACATGGTCATCAGCACCGACAGCGCGACGTCCGCGCGCGCGATGTAGCTCACGACGTTGGAGGCCGTGCCGCCCGGGCAGCAGGCGACCAGGATCAGGCCGACCGCGAGCGCGGGCTCCAGCGCCAGTCCTTTCGCGATGCCCCAGCCCAGGAACGGCATGATGAGGAACTGCGCGATGACGCCGATCACGACCTGCCGCGGCAGGCGCGCGACGCGGCGGAAGTCCTCGAAGCTCAGTGTGATGCCCATGCCGATCATGATTACCGCCAGGCCCCAGACGATCATCGTCGAGTTGAACCAGGTGAACCACGCGGGAAAGACCAGCGCGAGCCCGCTGCAGGTCAGCACCCAGACGGGGAACAGGTTGGCGAGGAGGTTGAGGAAGGCGGCCATGGGAATGACTAGGGTATTTTGGCAGAAGGGGAGAGTATCAGATTCTGGGAATCGGGATTGTTGTAATGCATTATATTGGGGCGGGGTTGGGTGGTCAGGGGACGGATTTGAGGGTGATGATCTATGGCGATGGGGACAGACTTAACAAGGGGACGGACTTCCAGTCCGTCCCCGCTGTCATGAGAATAATTCGACGACGGGAGGGTTGGGCATGGTCAAGGCGGCTTTGATGGTTCTGGCATTGCTGGCAGTAACTGCGTGTTCCGGCATAAGGACGACGGATCACTCCTATTCCGCGCACGCGGAGAATTTTAATATCCTGTTTCTCCAGATTCCGGGCGGCGACACGCAGCAGCGCGCGATGGAGCTGGTGCCCGAGGGGAGTGACATCGTCACGATGACGTCAACGCCAAAGGATACCTCATCGCTGATCGGCTTCATCAACCGATTGCTCGGGATCGATATCACCTTCATCAACGGGGCGACCGGGAAGGAATAGCGGCCGGCCAGGTGTGTGTGGACGGATTTTTAGGCGGTATGGGGACGGATTTGAAATCCGTCCCCGTGGTGGTGGGGACAGACTTAAGTCTGTCCCCTATCGGTAAGTGAAGGGGACGGACTTCCAGTCCGTCCCCGGCTTGCGCAAGTAGAGGTAGTGCGGGGACAGATTTACAAATCTGTCCCCAGATAGTGGGGTTCTGTGGTGAAGGGGACAGACTTAAGTCTGTCCCCGTATTGTGAGTCGGAGGCGGCTATTACCACGGCTGATGCCTATGTGTGCTGGAAATGCGGTGCAGAACAGCGGGATCTGCTGCTGCCGCTGGCGCGGCTTGCCGAGTGCCCGCAGTGCCGGGCGCAGCTGCACGTGTGCCGGATGTGCCGGTATTTCGATACCAGGGCGGCGCAGCAGTGCCGCGAGCCGGTGGCCGACCTCGTCACCGACAAGCAGCGCGCGAATTTCTGCGGCTATTTCCAGATCATGCCGAACGCCTTCGCCGCGACAAGCGCTGCAGCCGTGGCGTCGCGCAGTCAGCTGGACACGCTGTTTGGCGGCAGCGCCGCACCGGCCGCGGGGGACCGCAGTCCCGAGGAACAGGCACGCGATCGGCTCGAGCAGTTGTTCAGGAAGTGAGCCGGGAAATAAATGAAATCCCGGGCCGGGGACAGATTTAATTAAATCTGTCCCCATTGCTTCAACGTCCGTCCCCTGTTATGGGTTGGAGGATGCATCAAATGAAACGCGTATATGTCTGGCCGGCCGCTCTCGGGTCGATGATGCTGGCGGGTTGGTGCGGGGCGGCGGGTCTCGACGGCCGCTATGTCGCGCTGGAGGAACCCTCCGTCACGCTGACGCTGAGCGAGTCGCCGCCGGGCGAGATCCGCGGCACGTTCGGCGAGGGCGGATCGGTGATGCCGCTGTCGGCGAGGCGCAGCGGAGACGGCTTCACCGGGACGGCGGGCCAGGGCGCCCACAGCCTGCCGCTGGCGGCGGCCATCGAGGGTGATTCACTGATCCTCGAGATCGGCGCCGACGGTGTCGGCGACCGGCTGACCTTCCGGCGCGTGGACGCGGAGGCATCGGATACGCCGGCGCCGTCCACGGACGGTGAACGGACTGTCCTGATCAACGGCCAGCGGCTGGGCGGCGGCGACCTTGCCCGGATCGAGGCGGCCTATCGCATCCACATCGACGATGCCGACTACTGGTACGACAGGGTGCTCGGCGCGTGGGGCGTGAAGGGCGGGCCGACGCTCGGCTTCATCGCGCCCGGCCTCGACCTGGGCGGGCCGCTGCAGGCGGACGCGTCGGACGGCGAGACCCAGGTCTTCGTCAACGGCCGCGAGCTGCACCTCTACGACGCGCTGGCCTTGCAGCGCATCACCGGCCCGATCATGCCCGGCCGCTACTTCATCACGGCGCAGGGCCTCGCCGGATTCGAAGGCGGCGCGCCGCTGTGGAACCTGGCGCAGCTCGCCGCCCAGTCGCAGGGCAACAGCAGCAATACCTGGCAGTCGCGCATCCTCGGCGCGAGCGGCTTCTCCGACGGCACGACCAGCGCCGTCTTCCTGCCAAACGGAGGCATCGTCAGCACGGGCGAGTAATACAACCGCCCAACGTCAATCCACTGACGTTGGGGACAGATTTATTTTTCATGGTATGTATGGGGACAGATTTAAATAAATCTGTCCCCTACGCATAGATTTAAATAAATCTGCCCCCGAAAGGGCGATATCCGTCCCCGATCTGCCCCTGGGCTTATTCTTCGAGCAGGTGGTGCTGGACGATCACGGCGGTGTTGCGGGTGCGGATGGGCAGGCCGCGCGCCTCGACATGGGCGCGTGTTATGGCGGCGCCGTAGAACATGATCAGCGACGAGTAGTAGACCCACAGCAACAACAACACCAGCGAGCCCGCCGCGCCATAGGTGGATGCAGTGGCGCTGTTCGCCAGATAGAGCGCGATCAGGTAGCGGCCGGCCGAGAACAGCAGGGCGGTGATGAAGGCGCCGGGCAGCACATCGCGCCAGGACAGGATGACATCGGGCAGGATCCGGAAGATCGCGGCGAACAGCAGCGTGATCACCGTCAGCGATACGCAGATCTCCAGCAGTGTCACGAGCCCGGCGGGCACCGGCAGCCATTGTGAGGAATACGCCACGATGACTTGCAGCGCGACGCTCAGCAGCAGCGAGACCAGCAGCACGAAGCCGATCGCGAGCACGATAGTCAACGACAGCACGCGCGCCTTGATCAGCAGCCACAGGCTGCTGCGCGACGGCCGCGGCACGACCTGCCAGATCCTGTTCAGTGATTGCTGCATCTGGGCAAAGACGGTTGTGGCCCCGATGATGATCGCGCATACACCGAGCAGTGTGGGCCAGATGCCGCTGTGGTCGATCCGCGAGTTGACCACTGCCGTGTTGATCATCCCGGCGGCCTCGGTTCCCAGCGCTGCCTGCAACTGCTCCGTCAGTTCGCCGTGGGCGGCGCGTTCCCCGAGCACGAGCCCGACCATTGTCACGACTACGATCATGATCGGCGCGAGCGAAAACAGCGTATAGAAGCTCAGCCCCGCTGCCTGGGTGGCGGCCCGGCTGGCGTTCAATTCCGCCCGGCGGCGATCAGGATGCGCGTCCATCTCTGCAGCGGGGCCGGCAGGGCCTCAATAAATCGTGTAAGCATAGTTCAGGATGTAATCAACGGTATAATTCTCACACTGCATTGTAAATCTTTCATCATGCAGCGGGGACAGATTACGAAGTCTGTCTACATGCCATTAGTTGGAGAACACGATTATAATAATCTGTCCATGACACGACGAAATGTTCGTGTTCCCTGCGATCTGTCAAGGTCACGTCGCCAGGGACAAGTAACTCCGTTACGATCGGGCAGCGGGAGAGTTATTAAGGATCCGGGTCGGATTCGACCATTGTGGGGGCGGGCTTGAACGTTCCAGGGGACAAACTCAAGTCTGTCCCATTAAAGTATCGTGGACAGAACGGGGCCGGATTTAATATCCATCCTGATGCAGAGCAATGCGATATACCATGGCTAATGACAATGAAAAGCTGGACAAGCTGGTAGGCGAGGCTCGCAAGTCGCGGGATCAGCGCGAGCTGGGTTACCGCGAGCAGGCGCTGAAGATGTATCCGCATGTCTGCGGCCGCTGCGGGCGGGCATTCGAAGGCAAGGGCCTGAGCGAGCTGACGGTCCACCACCGCGACCACAATCACGACAACAATCCCCCGAACGGCAGCAACTGGGAGCTGCTGTGCCTGTATTGCCACGACAACGAGCACCAGCGCCAGCTGGAAGCACAGCGGGGAAATACGTCCACCGGTGGCACGAAGGGTGCCGGCGCGACATTCAATCCCTTCGCTGACCTCAAGGCCAGACTGGACAAGCAGTCAAAGGGGATTGAGGCCGGGCGCGAACGGGATCCATCCGCCATTTCCCCGGCGCCCCGGATAGCGGTGTGGGGTGTGCTGATATCCGGGGCGCCGGGCAGATTGCTCAGGCGTGATGCTCAATCGTTCTCGTGGCTGAGCTGGATCTTCGCGTCGGCCTTTGCGGATTCGAGCGCCTGCTTGGCCGCCCTCTGGCATTGATCCTTGGCATCACCTTCCCGGGCATCGCACTGTTCCTTGGCCACGGAGTAGTCCGCCTCCGCCCGGGCAATGAGGACTTCGTATTCCGCTTTGGGGCCAGGATTCATTTTCGCGTCCAGTTCGGTCTCGGCGACGTCCTTTCTTCCCTTCACTTCGGCGGTGCACACGTCTTTGGGGTTTCCGGCGAGTTTGTCGCACATATCCTTGCCGGTTCTGTAATCGTCGGAGATTCGATCCTTTTCCGATTTATACGTCTCTTTCGAGATCGCGTCCGCCGAAACCGTGGCAGAAAATGCGACGGCGACCGAAAACAGGATTGCGGCTGCATTGAACGTCTTCATTTTTGATACTCCTTGTATTGAGATGGAGGTTTTAAATTCGCAGGCGAAATTGCCCAGCGACGCCTCTACCCTAGCCGCGACAACCGGTGGTGTAATTGAAATAGATGAATCCCGGTTGGACGGCGCGGCGCGAAATAACCGAGGGTGGATAAGTCTCCGGTGATGACAGCGGGATTGAGAAATATTAATTACAGATTTTCATATCCCGTCCAGGCTATGCATCTCAACCAAGAGATCACGACGTATGGGCCGCGGCCCGGTATGGACGTGAAAAGGAGGAGTCATGCTGAGCAGGTCTGTCACTTTCCTGATCATAGCGCTGATTGCGGGACTGCTGGGTTTCGTCGGAATCTCCGGCGTCGCTGCCAGCATCGCGAAGGTGCTGTTTCTGGTATTCCTTGTCATGTTCGTCATATCGCTGATCGTCGGCCGGCGCCGGCCCATGGTGTAGCGGTCTGGTGTTCGAACTCCGGGCCGGAGCGGTGATACCCGATTGGTGCATTCACCCTGCAGGTGGGGCATTACCCCCGGTTGTTCCGGTCGGGCCTCGGGACGTGAGGCGTAAAATGCTGTAACAGCGGCGATTATGCACAATGGCCTCATTACTGCATTGAGGCAGATAATTACCGGTGGTGAATGTTTGCTTACAAACGAAATGTCTGGAGGAGGACATCATGCTTAACCTTAACTTCGCAATCATTGCGGTATTGATGGCGGCTTTCGGTCTCGGAGCTGCGGGATGCGATTATAACGATGGCCCGGTTGAGAAGGCCGGCGAGCAGGTGGATCAGACCGTAGATAAGACCAGCGACAAGATGGATGAAGCCGGCGAAAAGATGGAGGATGCCGTAGAGCAGTAACGGGCTCCGCGGCCGCACTAGTGCTGCATTTTTGTCCTGAATGGGCAGAGCCCGGCCATGCCCGCGCGCCTGGCTGGCGCCATATGTGATCCTGTCTGTGGTTCGATCGTCATGATGGCAGGTATGGATGGATTTCCATATTTTTCCAGCGTCATTCGTGCCAGGGCAGTCGGCGGATTTACCGGGGCGAACAACGAATCGCCTTGCCGGTCATTTTGCGGTAACGTAATAACTGTTTCTCCGGACCGCCTGAAATTCAACAGATATCCCAATGGGCTTCTTACGCAAGCCGGTGTGGTTTCTGACTGGGAGCGTGGCGCTGATGCTGCTGGTGGCGTTCGGCCTGCTTTTCTACAGCTCGTGGCGGCATGACAGGGAGCTCGAGCCAATCCAGCGGCACCTGACTCATCTCGCTGATATTCAGGGTATCGATGACGCATTGCGCAGCCTGATCGTGGAATACGTGGTGGCCTATCCTGCTCCGATAGACGCCGCCAAGGTGGGCGCGATTAATGACCGGCTGATCGATCTTCTGACCTTCGACAAGAGCCTGTATCCAGAGACCAACGGTAAGATCACGATGGTCATGCAGAGACTGAAGCTGTTCGCTGAAGGCAAAGACCAGGCAGGGCACGACAACATGCTGGGATTGCTCATGGAGGCCTTGCAGACCATGCGCAAGGTCATGCTGGAAGAGCTCGCCGCGCATCAATTCCTGATCGAGCAGAAGAGGGGACTCGCCCAGACCGACAAATTCATCGCGCTTGGCCTTCTCGTCGGCCTGCTCATCATATCGCTACCGCTCGCGATACTGGTGCGTCGACGCATCTCGATGCCGATAGAGACCATGGAATTCCTGATGTCCCTGATGACCCAGCAGTCTTATGTGTCCGCCTGTGTCGATGTGTTCGATCCCATGCTCCAGCCTCTGTTCAGGAACTATAATCAGATGGTGAACCAGCTGGTGTTCCTGGAGCAGGCGCACCAAAGCCGGGAGGAATTGCTGTCCGGGTCCGTCCGCCGCGCGACACGCATACTCATTCAACAGCAGCGTCGTGTCGCACAGGCCGAGCGTCTGGGGGCTGTCGGCGAGATCGCCGCAAGCGTAGCCCATGAGTTGCGCAATCCGCTCACAGCTATTCATATGACGTTGCAGAATCTCCGCCAGGAGATCGAGGTACCGGAACACGTTGACCGGATCGATCTGGTGATCAATGAGATAAAGCGCATGAACCGCCAGCTGAACCTCCTGCTCGACAGTGCAAAACAGGTACCCGAGCCCCTGGTCCTGGTCAACGTCGCGGCGCTGCTGAAAGAGATCTGCACGCTGATCCTGTATCAGGTCAGCGAGGAAATCACGATTACCATCGACGCGCCCGACGACCTGGTGTGTTCATTGCCGGAGATGCAGTTCCACCAGTGCATATTCAATCTGTTCATCAACGCCTGCCAACTGCTGGGGGAGGGGCCGGGCCTCATCCAGATCGAGGCCGGGTTGGCCGGGAATCAGCTGCGACTCGTGATCGAGGACGATGGACCCGGATTTCCGCAGCAGGTGCTGGGACCCGGCGTGCGTCCCTTTGATTCCTGGCGCAAGGGGGGCACGGGGCTCGGCCTGGTGATGGTGCGCCGGTTCGTGGGCGATCTCGGCGGTACATTGCGGCTGGAGAACCAAGAGCCGCATGGGGCGAGGATTGTAATGACACTGCCGTGCCTGGTTGATAATTCGTGAATGAGGGTTCCCCGTTCCGGAGGGTGGAGCAGGTCCCGCCAGGACTGCATCGTTCCTTGATGAGTTCTTTATCTGGAGGCTGCGACTGATGGCAAACTCGATATTGATCATTGAGGATGAAGACCTGCTGGCGCAGGAGATGGCCCGACATTTCAGGCGTGACAGGTGGCGTATCTTTATAGCACCGACCCTGGCGGATGCCGATCAGATGGTGAGCGTGCAGGGCGTAAATCCGATGATCGTCATTTCCGATATGACGCTGCCGGACGGTAACGCGCTTGATCTTCTGGAGAAGCTCGGCGCAGGCGAGTGCGAGTGGATCTTCCTGACCGGTTACGGCACCATCGCGGATTCCGTGCGCGCTACGCCTGGGGGCGTTCGATTATCTGGAGAAGCCCGTTGAATTTTCCCGCCTTGATATGGTGGTCGCGGCCGCAGCGCGGAGCGTGCGGGCCAACCGCCGTCTGAACGACGCGACAAGTCAGGCCAGCCAGATCTACACGTTCGATTCATTCTTCGGGAAGAGCGCTCTGGTCAAGGAGGTGAAGGAATTCCTCCTGCGGCTGAGCGCGGCTCCGTTCAGGGCGCTCGTCATCAGCGGCGAGACGGGGACGGGAAAGGGTGTGGCGGCAAAGATACTGCATCACAACAGCCTGCGCAGCAAGGGACCATTAATCGACGTGAATTGCGCGGCATTACCGGCCGAACTCATGGAATCCGAGCTGTTCGGTCACGAGGCGGGATCGTTCACAGGGTCGACAGGTAAGCGGCGCGGGTTGATGGAGCAGGCCGACGGCGGGACGCTGTTTCTGGATGAGATCGCCGAAATGCCGCTGCTGCTCCAATCCAAGCTGCTCAAGGTCGTTGAAGAGCAGAGTTTCCGCCGGGTCGGCGGCGAGCGCGAGGTCTTCGTGGACGTGCAGATTATCACGGCAAGTAACCGCGATCTGGCGGGCGGGGTGGTGGCGAAAACGTTCCGGGAGGATCTATATCACCGATTGAGCGCCTTCCATCTTCATCTTCCCGCCCTGCGTGACCGCATTGAGGATCTGGACGAGTTCCTGCCCCTGCTGCTGGCAGAGTTCAACGCCAAACTGGGCAAGAACGTGAAGGTGATCCCGGATAAGGTGTGGGAGAAGATGCGCGGCCATCGCTGGAACGGCAATATACGGGAGCTGCGCAATGTGGTTGAGCGCTGCGTGATGTTCTCGCAGTCGGAGGTATTTCCGGTGAAATGGCTTCAGCTCGAGGATATGTCCGAGTCCGGCCCAGATTCGTCGCCGGACGTTCAGGGCCAGGATGAAAAAATCCGGGCGGTGGTTGATGCCGGCCGCGATGATATGCTTCACATTCCCCTGGATGGTTCGCTGAGTCTGGACGAGATGGACCGGGTCATCATCGAGACGGCTCTCAGCCGCCATAATTACAACGTGGCGGCCGCGGCTCGCGCGTTGGGAACGTCGCGAGATACTCTGCGCTACCGCATCCAGAAATACGGACTGAAATACGACGTATCGTCGAATCATTCCTGAGGTTCCATATTGCGGCGGTACCGCTGCCGGCCTGCGCGGCGGGCGCAATCACGCCGGATCAGATCCACGAAGGGTTTCGAGTACGCCGACCGGATCTCAGAGTTTCAGCCGCTTCAATTCCTCTTCCGCGGCCTCCTTCTTCATGCCGTACACCTCCTGTATCTTTCCGAGCAGCATCTCCCGGTTGCCGTTTATAACGTCAAGGTCGTCGTCGGTGAGCTTTCCCCACTTCTGTTGTATCCTGCCCTTGATCTGCTTCCAGTTTCCTTCGATGCGATCGCGATTCATGGGTCTGCCTCCTGCCTAACGGGGTGATATGCCGGAAAACCTCCCGGGTAATTCGCTCAGAACGTAAACTGCAGGCCGACGGATGCCGTATCCAGTTCTACGTCCGCCACGTCATAGCGCTCCCATTCCAGGCGCATGGCTAGCCTGTCGGTGAATCCGAGATCGACTCCGGCGCCGAAAAACACATCGTTGCCATCGTCATCGGCAACCACGCCACCCAGAGTGGAATCGGAGGTCCACCAGAGCTCGCCAGCCTTCACATGGAATGAGGATGTATCCGAGAACGGGAAGGAAAATACCGCCGCCAAACCTTTTCCATCAGACTCGAAATTATCCCCGCCAGAATTGTTCAACCGGTTAAAGTCAACCCAGGATCCCTCGATTCCGAACCATGGATTGAATTGACCTCCGATATAGGCCTTCAGCATATCGTCATGATCGTCGAGATCGCTCTCATCGATGCTGTAGGCGCCCCATGATCCGCCCAGGTATATGCCTGGCATGTCTGCGTATGTTGCGAGGGGAGACGCGAGAACGATGGCGAATACTCCTCCGTACAGCACTGGTTTCTTCAGTTTCATGTCGATACTCCTTCATGGATTGAGGTATTCCAATGAAAAACCTGTATTCGATGCAGATCATGAAATACTCTTGCGCCGCCGGCATTGAGGAAATAAAAACGCTCATGATCGAGCAGACAAACGGCACTGAACTCATGAGCTCCTGGATTCGGGCGTAAACGTCATTAATGAATTTAATGGACGGCAGGGCATTGACGCACGGATCATTGATTAATCGATTTCCGTAGCCGTGTGACGGGATGCGCCGGGTCCTGATCGAAGGAGGGCAGGGTTATGAGTATGGTATTTGTGCAGCCAGTGGTGGCGATCATCGCGGGAATCCTGATTCTGGCGATCCCGAGATTGTTGAACTATATTGTCGCCATTTATCTGATCATCATCGGGATACTGGGTCTGGCCTGATCTGTCTGATCACTTGAAAACAGCCGGCGCCGCGGCGGGGCAGTTCACCGTCATCGGGTCATATCACCCGAATGGTTCAGTCCGTTTTACGCCATGGAAACTCCAACTGATTGATTGCCCAGGGAATGCTTGTTTGGCATTACTGCTGCAAGGCATGACAGGAGTAATGGTGCGTCATGCCGGCAATACAGATATCACATCAGGACTAACTGGAGAGGGCCCATGAACTCAATTCAGAATAAAGTCAGTGAAGAGGGAAACGGCCATGAACGAGGCGCCTCTCGTGCCGGGCGGGATGAAGCGCAGTGCGGCGTCCGCTTAGAAAATCTGACCAGTGTCAGAACGCTCCGTTTCATGCCTAAGGATGTCATCTATCACGCAGGGGATCCGGCGGACAAGGTCTATGAAGTGAGAAGCGGCCTGGTGAAGCTGGTGACATATCTCGCTAGCGGTAAACAGAGAATAATTCGCCTGAACGGACTGCATGACTGGCTTGGTCTGTCCGGTTTCATGCAGAAATCGCATGAGCATACTGCCATGGCGGTCACCTCTGTCGAGGTCATCTGCATCCCGGTTGGCGACTATCCGCTGCGGGAGGTCGGCGCCATCCATCACTACGACACCTTGCTCGAGACCCTGCTCAGCCAGCTCAGAAAGGCGGATATCTGGATCGAGCGCTTCGCAACCGGATGCGTCCGGGCGAGGGTGGCTCATCTGGTGAATTATCTATCCGAGGTCGAGTACGGGGAAGGCTCGATGAAGGTCAGGTTGCTGACCTGCGAGGAAATGGCGGCTATCCTGGGCTCCACCACCGAGAGCGTGAGCACGGTACTCGCCGAATTCAAGCGCAGTGGCGCATTGAATTACTGGGAAGCGCGCCGGAGAAACAGTATGAGCGCGCACCGGAGCTGTTGTCATAATGAACGGGATCGGCTCCACGGGGGCGGATGCGCAAGCATATTCAGCACATTAATCCTGGATCCTGGTGATTCTGGAACCTTCCAGCGACAGATCGCCCATCAGGCCGGTTTCGCTGAATATGAAACCTATGATCGGCTTATCCCCCTTGTCGAAGTCGTACTCACCGCTCGCTCCCTGATACACCAGTG
Coding sequences within:
- a CDS encoding DUF1328 domain-containing protein, yielding MLSRSVTFLIIALIAGLLGFVGISGVAASIAKVLFLVFLVMFVISLIVGRRRPMV
- a CDS encoding GIY-YIG nuclease family protein yields the protein MDKHFFVYILASKRNGTLYVGVTSDLPGRLWQHKNKVVVGFTKKYQVDMLVYYEGHESAESAIRRERQLKKWNRAWKLQLIEESNPDWRDLYEDIV
- a CDS encoding HNH nuclease family protein translates to MRYTMANDNEKLDKLVGEARKSRDQRELGYREQALKMYPHVCGRCGRAFEGKGLSELTVHHRDHNHDNNPPNGSNWELLCLYCHDNEHQRQLEAQRGNTSTGGTKGAGATFNPFADLKARLDKQSKGIEAGRERDPSAISPAPRIAVWGVLISGAPGRLLRRDAQSFSWLSWIFASAFADSSACLAALWH
- a CDS encoding porin family protein produces the protein MKLKKPVLYGGVFAIVLASPLATYADMPGIYLGGSWGAYSIDESDLDDHDDMLKAYIGGQFNPWFGIEGSWVDFNRLNNSGGDNFESDGKGLAAVFSFPFSDTSSFHVKAGELWWTSDSTLGGVVADDDGNDVFFGAGVDLGFTDRLAMRLEWERYDVADVELDTASVGLQFTF
- a CDS encoding bile acid:sodium symporter family protein, with the protein product MAAFLNLLANLFPVWVLTCSGLALVFPAWFTWFNSTMIVWGLAVIMIGMGITLSFEDFRRVARLPRQVVIGVIAQFLIMPFLGWGIAKGLALEPALAVGLILVACCPGGTASNVVSYIARADVALSVLMTMCSTFAAVVMTPLLTQWLAGAYVEVNAWSLFVNTLQVVVVPVTLGVLLNRYAPRVVRLVLPAAPLVSVIFIALICASIIGSNAQTVRDSALILFTAVALLHLGGFGLGYLMARLFKLSEIASRTVSIEVGMQNSGLGAVLARTSFPELALAPVPSAISASFHSIIGSALAAWWRVRTDRGQTSHPSHL
- a CDS encoding DUF3096 domain-containing protein, whose protein sequence is MSMVFVQPVVAIIAGILILAIPRLLNYIVAIYLIIIGILGLA
- a CDS encoding tRNA modification GTPase, with the protein product MVKAALMVLALLAVTACSGIRTTDHSYSAHAENFNILFLQIPGGDTQQRAMELVPEGSDIVTMTSTPKDTSSLIGFINRLLGIDITFINGATGKE
- a CDS encoding CsbD family protein, translated to MNRDRIEGNWKQIKGRIQQKWGKLTDDDLDVINGNREMLLGKIQEVYGMKKEAAEEELKRLKL
- a CDS encoding YihY/virulence factor BrkB family protein; translated protein: MDAHPDRRRAELNASRAATQAAGLSFYTLFSLAPIMIVVVTMVGLVLGERAAHGELTEQLQAALGTEAAGMINTAVVNSRIDHSGIWPTLLGVCAIIIGATTVFAQMQQSLNRIWQVVPRPSRSSLWLLIKARVLSLTIVLAIGFVLLVSLLLSVALQVIVAYSSQWLPVPAGLVTLLEICVSLTVITLLFAAIFRILPDVILSWRDVLPGAFITALLFSAGRYLIALYLANSATASTYGAAGSLVLLLLWVYYSSLIMFYGAAITRAHVEARGLPIRTRNTAVIVQHHLLEE
- a CDS encoding Crp/Fnr family transcriptional regulator yields the protein MNSIQNKVSEEGNGHERGASRAGRDEAQCGVRLENLTSVRTLRFMPKDVIYHAGDPADKVYEVRSGLVKLVTYLASGKQRIIRLNGLHDWLGLSGFMQKSHEHTAMAVTSVEVICIPVGDYPLREVGAIHHYDTLLETLLSQLRKADIWIERFATGCVRARVAHLVNYLSEVEYGEGSMKVRLLTCEEMAAILGSTTESVSTVLAEFKRSGALNYWEARRRNSMSAHRSCCHNERDRLHGGGCASIFSTLILDPGDSGTFQRQIAHQAGFAEYETYDRLIPLVEVVLTARSLIHQCDTRINPDLPLLFIQKLIKRILGHEQDDLPAIDDARSQTD